The Desulfurellaceae bacterium nucleotide sequence ACAGCGGGCTCGATGTTCGCTTGGAGGACTTCACCCGAGCCCAAGCGCCGACCGAGCCCGACCAATTCAATCTCCTGATCTGCAATCCCCCCTATGTGCGGCACCACCATATCGAAAATGGCGAGAAGCAGCGCCTGAAGGCTCGGACGCGAGCAGCCTGCGGTGTGGAGATCAAGGGCCTGGCCGGGCTGTACTCCTACTTCCCGGCGCTGTGCCATGCGTGGATGGCGGACGGCGGTCTTGCCGGCTGGCTGATCCCGAGCGAATTCATGGACGTGAACTATGGCGTGTGTGTGAAGCGTTATCTGCTCGACAAGGTGACGCTGGATCACGTTCATCGGTTCGATCCGAACGAGGTGCAGTTCGGAGATGCCCTGGTGTCGTCAGCCCTTGTCTGGTTCAGCAAAGAGAAAACGCCGCGAGATCACGCAGTGCGATTTACCTATGGTGGTTCCCTGGAGCGCCCGCGGCTGGAGCGTCTCGTGCCGGTCAAGACCTTGCGCCCCGACTCGAAGTGGACGCGGTATCCGGCACAAGCGGGCTATGCGGCGGCAGAGGGACCGTTCTTGGGTGATTTTTTCGAGATAAAACGCGGATTGGCGACCGGAAACAACAGCTACTTCATTCTCCCGGCCGAAGAGATTGAGCGCCGCGAGCTGCCACTGGAGGCGTTCCAACCGATCCTGCCGAGTCCGCGCTACGTCCCCGACGACGAGGTGTCAGCCGACGAACAGGGGAATCCCGTGCTGAAACGGCGGTTGTTCCTGCTGGATTGCCGGCTGGAGGAAGACGAGATCAAAAAACAACATCCCAAGCTGTGGGCCTATCTCGAAGAGGGCAAGGCGCAGGGTATCCCGGAACGCTATCTTTGCCGCCACCGCACTCCGTGGTACTCGCAGGAGAATCGACCGCCGCCGCCGTTTGTCTGCACCTACCTCGGCCGGAGTGACAACAAGGACGGGCGACCCTTTCGCTTCATCCTCAATGCTTCGCGGGCAACGGCCGCAAACGTGTATTTGTTGCTGTACCCGAAGGGGCCGCTCGCGGCTGCCCTCAAGAACAACCCGGTTCTGAGACGACAGGTCTGGCGGCTTTTGAATGATATTGGCCCGCAAGCGCTGCTTGGTGAGGGCAGGGTATACGGCGGTGGGCTTCACAAGCTGGAACCGAAGGAGCTGGGCAGAGTCCCGGCGGCCGCGATCGCGGAGCTGCTGCCCGACTCGGCACGGCCGCACGTGCACAAGCAGGGTGAACTGTTCGAGGCCGCACCCGCTGGGCTGAGTAGGTCGGTTAGCGGAGCGTAATCCGACAAGCACGGCAGACCTACAAGACTGACCCCCGAGACGATAGGAGCGGGGCTCTTATCCTGCGGCCCCGTCGATATGGACCTTACGGTATGAGAACAGCCAGCGTCCCCCGTGTCTGACCAGCCGGTCTTCGTACTCCCCGGCCATGACGACCCGGCTGCCGCCCTCCTTGGTGGTTGAGGTAAGCAGCAGAAAGCACTTCGAGCGGGCCGTCTCGCCGTCCACCTCGGTCAGGATGCTGGTCACATAGTGGCGCAGCTTGGGGTTGTCGGCTGCCAGCCGTTGGACCTCGGCGGTAAAGCGGTCGAGTTCCCGATGGGCGTCAAACGTGCCGATTACCCCGTCGAAGACGCCGTCCGGCGCAAAGCAGTCGGCCCAGCCCTGATAGTCGTCGTGGTCAATGGCGAAATTATACCGCGCAATCAGCTCGGCGATGGCGGTTTTGTCCTGTGCGTCGCTCATGGCGTTCCCTCCTGCTGTTCGTGTCGGGGCTCGGTCATTTGAGCTTCGTGCGAGCTGCCTGCCCTCTTGTTCTTCTCCCCTGCGCTGCGTATCGTAGACGCACAGCCGTCAGGCTTTGTAAAGGGGGCAGACATGACATGGTATCAGCAAGAGCCGGACGTAGCGCCGCGCGAGGTCGATATGAACGCCGACCGCGTGGCAAAACTGAGCGACCTGTTCCGCCACGCGGTTGAGGAGCAAAAACTGTTCTGGGGAGCGCAGCTGGCGGTGTTCCGCCACGGCAAGAGGGTGCTCGACCTGGGCGGCGGCTGGGCGCGGGCCAGCGACCACAAACCGATCAGACCGGACACGATGTTTGTGCTGTACTCGTCAACCAAGGGGCTGGCCGCGCTGTGCATGCATATGCTGCGCGACCGCGGGACCTTCGACTATGACGATCTGGTCAGCAAATACTGGCCTGAGTTTGCCCACAACGGGAAAGAGCGGGCCACGATTACCCATATGCTGGGCCACCGGATCGGTAATACCGTTGGTCCGGACTGGTTGACCTACAAGCAGTGGGGAGATTTTGCCCAGTGTGCCAGGGCGATGGAGGAGTTGGCCCCACGCTGGACGCCCGGCGAGGCCAACGGCTATCACCCGCTCAACTATGGCTTCATGATTAACGAGCTGATGCGACGGACGGACGGACGCGATTGTGGGACCTTTTTTCAGCAGGAGGTGGCCGCTCCGCTCGGACTCGACAGCCTGTTCATCGGTCTGCCGGAATCGGAGGAAGAGCGGGTCGCCTGCGTCTATGAGGCGCCGGCTGACCGCGACTCCATCGTCGAGATGGCTAAGCTCATGGGCTTTACCCCGGACGAGGAATATTTTCGGTTTCAGCGCGATATCATGTTTGAGGAGGGGCTCGATCCCAAGACGCTGCCGTTTCCCGAGTGGGATAATATCTTTAACCGTCCCGAGGTGCACCGGGTCGTGCTGGCCGGCGGGGGAGGGATTGCCGCAGCCCGGGACATCGCCAAGGTGTACGCCATGCTTGCCCAGAACGGCAGCTGGGAGGGGCAGCGTTTCCTGTCGCCAGAGACCCTGGAGCAGAGCATCGTGCCGACCAGTCAGGCCGACGCGATTGATCGGTCTCTGCGCATTCCGGTGATCTACGGCTACGGCTGGATGCTTGGCCACCTGGCCCGCGGCGCCTCGCTGCGCACCTTCGGGCATCCGGGCAAGGGTGGGCAGACGTGTGTGGCCGATCTGGAGCGCGGACTGTCGTTTGCCTTTCTGAACACCGGCCAGAAGGATTATGCCGAGTTCATGCAGTTTTCCAATGAACTCCTGTCCCTGGCCCTGGAGGCGTGTGACGCATGAACCCGACCATGAAGTCTGTTGTCCGCGCCGTGGTGCTGTTCAGTCTCGTGCTCAGCCCTGTGGCGTCCGGGGCAGCCGAGCCGAACGGTGCCGAGTCTACCCCTCCGCCCCTGTTTGATACGCTGGGAGGCTACCAGCACTCCGTCACCACAAACTCCGAACTGGCTCAGCGCTATTTCAACCAGGGGCTGCGGCTGGTGTACGGGTTCAACCACGCCGAGGCGATCCGGGCCTTTCAGCACGTCGTGCGGATCGATCCGCGCTGCGCCATGGCCCACTGGGGGCTGGCCCTGGCCCTGGGACCGAATATCAACGCGCCGATGAACGATCAGCGCGGCCGCGAGGCATATGCCGCGATTCAGCAGGCGATCACCCTGGCCCGGTATGCCAGTGAGCACGACCGGGCCTATATTGAAGCGCTGGCCACCCGGTATGTGGCCGAGCCGGAAAGCGCCGACCGCGACGCCCTGAACCGTGCCTATGCCGAGGCCATGCGCGGCCTGTCCGAGCGCTACCCCGACGATCCTGACGCCCGGACCTTGTTTGCGGCCGCGCTGATGAATATCCGGCCGTGGGACTACTGGACACCCGAGGGGCAGCCCAAAGCCAACACCCTGCAACTCGTGGCGGCTCTGGAGAGCGTCCTGGAGCGCTTTCCCGACCACATCGGCGCTATCCACTACTATATCCACGCGGTTGAAGCCTCGTCCCAACCCGACCGGGCCCTGCCCTACGCCCGCCGGCTGGGCGAGCTGATTCCGGGTTCCGGTCATCTGGTCCATATGCCGTCGCATATCTATATGCGCCTCGGTCTGTATCGCGACGCGACCTTCAGCAATACCCGGGCGATTGAGGCCGACGAGACCTACATCGAGGCCGAAGCTCCGCAGGGGATGTATCCGAACATGTACTATCCCCACAATATCGACTTCCTGTGGGCTGCCCAGCACATGGAGGGCCGCAGCGTCGAAGCCATTGAGACCGCTCGCAAGCTGGCCGAGCGCGTCCCGGTCGAGCGCGCGCGTCGGTTCCCCTTCCTCGAGGCCTGGACGGCCATGCCGCTGTGTGCGCTGGTCCGCTTCGGCAAGTGGCAGGCGGTGCTCGAGGAGCCCCAACCGACTGCGGACCTGCGCTATATGACCGGGCTGTGGCACTACGCCCGGGCCCTGGCCTTTGCCGCCACCGACCGGCTCGATGAGGCCAGAGCCGAGCAGACCGAGCTGAACGCGGTGCTGACGACGTTTGATAAGGGACGACAAATGATGGGCCGCAACTCGGCCACCGATCTGCTGGGCATTGCCGTCCGGGTCGTGGCCGGAGAATTGGCGGCCAGGGCGGGCAAGACCGACGAGGCGGTCCGGCAGCTGGAAGAAGCGGTCGCCGGCCAGGACCGGCTGCGCTACAGCGAACCGCCGCCGTGGTATTATCCGGTCCGCCAATCGCTCGGAGCGGTGCTGCTCGACGCCGGCCGGCCGGCCGAGGCCGAGGCCGTCTACCGGGAGGATTTGCGGCGGAATCCCGACAACGGCTGGTCACTGTACGGGCTGGCCCAAAGCCTGCACGGCCAAAAGAAAACCATACCGGCCAGGCGGGTCGAGCGGGAGTTTCAGAAAGCCTGGGCGCGGGCCGATGTCAGGCTGAGAGCGTCTCGGTTCTAAGCCCCGGGACACACGGGAGAACGGCATGTCACACACCCTGCTCGGTATTTCCGGCAGCCTCACGTCCGGTGGCAGCACCCGCGCCCTGGTCGACTATGTCCTGCGGGCGGCCGAAGAAGCGTTTCCGGATATTGCCACTGCGGTGGTCGACCTGCGGGATGTCCGGCTGTCGTTTTGTGATGGCCGGCCGCTGGCCGAGTATCCGGACGACACGGCTGCGGTGGTCGCACGGATTCAGGCTGCGGATGCCTATGTGATCGGCACCCCGATCTATCGCGGCTCGTATACCGGGGCGCTGAAAAATCTGCTTGATCATATTCCGGTCGAGGCCCTGACGGGCAAGGTGGCCGGCCTGGTCGGCAACGCCGCCTCCGACCATCACTATCTGAGCATCGACCAAGAGCTGCGTCCGGTCCTGATGTGGTTCAACATGCACCTGGTGCCGGGTAGCGTGTATGTGCGCGGCAACCAGATGCAGGGCAGCCAGGTTGTCGACGACCGGGTCCAAGACCACCTGCGTCAGCTCGGCCGGGCCGTCGTCAGCCTCCACCGGGGCGTGCAGACGACCGCGGGCGGGCCGCCGCCGCTGAGCCAGTGGGCGGGGCGTCGCGGCTAGGCCGCCGCCGAACGCGGGTATAAGGGGGAAGCCGTATGCGTTTTGTCATCTTTGGGGCGGGGGCGGTCGGCAGCGTCATCGGCGCGCATCTGAGCCAGGCCGGGGCCGAGGTGTTGCTCATCGGTGACGGGCCGCACGTCGACAAAATCAGGGCCGATGGGCTCAAGCTGTTTGGCCGCTACGGGGAGTTCGTGACCCGGCCGGCCGCCTGCTGCGCGCTTGACGAGTGGGACTTCCGGCCCGACGATGTCGTGTTCCTGGCCGTCAAGACCTACGACACCCCGGTGGCGCTTGAGCAGCTGGCAGATAAAGTTCCATCCGATACTCCGCTGTTCTGTTTTCAGAACACGATGAGCAATGAGGACATGGCGGCCGAGCGGTTCAGCCGGGTGTACGGGGTGGCCCTGCACCTGGGCGCCCGGTATGTCTTCCCCGGCGAGGTCAGCCACCTGGGCGGCAACACGCTGGTGATCGGACGCTATCCCGAGGGCCAGGACGAGACGGCCGAGGCGGTTGTCGCGGCGCTTAACAGCGCCGGTCGGGAAGCCATTCTGACCGACACCATCGTGCCCTATAAGTGGGCCAAGTTCTGCGTCAATCTGCTCAACAGCCCGCTGGCTATTCTGGGCCTGTCCGGGGCCGAGGCCATGAATCGGCTCGACACCCGGCACTTCCTGGCCGAGGTCTTCGACGAGGCCCAGCAGGTCCTGTCAAAAGCCGAGACCCCGATGAAGACCCTGCCCGGCGACCGTCCCTTGCCGCAGATGGTCGAGTGGCTGCGCGGCGCCTATACGCCCAAGCCGCTGCCCGAGCGCGCCCAGCAGGTGTTCCCGTCCATGTGGCAGGATATCTACTGCCGCCGTGGCCGGACCGAGGCGCGCTACTTGAACGGCCGGGTCGCCGAGCTTGGCCG carries:
- a CDS encoding Eco57I restriction-modification methylase domain-containing protein, whose amino-acid sequence is MKKLIASLEERRLALQRELDAGKDSSEWNRMGQFATPTGLAVAMLRYAKSHLGASDRVRFIDPALGTGSFYSALLDVFPKGRVSAAVGYEIDPHYGAPALKLWADSGLDVRLEDFTRAQAPTEPDQFNLLICNPPYVRHHHIENGEKQRLKARTRAACGVEIKGLAGLYSYFPALCHAWMADGGLAGWLIPSEFMDVNYGVCVKRYLLDKVTLDHVHRFDPNEVQFGDALVSSALVWFSKEKTPRDHAVRFTYGGSLERPRLERLVPVKTLRPDSKWTRYPAQAGYAAAEGPFLGDFFEIKRGLATGNNSYFILPAEEIERRELPLEAFQPILPSPRYVPDDEVSADEQGNPVLKRRLFLLDCRLEEDEIKKQHPKLWAYLEEGKAQGIPERYLCRHRTPWYSQENRPPPPFVCTYLGRSDNKDGRPFRFILNASRATAANVYLLLYPKGPLAAALKNNPVLRRQVWRLLNDIGPQALLGEGRVYGGGLHKLEPKELGRVPAAAIAELLPDSARPHVHKQGELFEAAPAGLSRSVSGA
- a CDS encoding nuclear transport factor 2 family protein: MSDAQDKTAIAELIARYNFAIDHDDYQGWADCFAPDGVFDGVIGTFDAHRELDRFTAEVQRLAADNPKLRHYVTSILTEVDGETARSKCFLLLTSTTKEGGSRVVMAGEYEDRLVRHGGRWLFSYRKVHIDGAAG
- a CDS encoding beta-lactamase family protein translates to MTWYQQEPDVAPREVDMNADRVAKLSDLFRHAVEEQKLFWGAQLAVFRHGKRVLDLGGGWARASDHKPIRPDTMFVLYSSTKGLAALCMHMLRDRGTFDYDDLVSKYWPEFAHNGKERATITHMLGHRIGNTVGPDWLTYKQWGDFAQCARAMEELAPRWTPGEANGYHPLNYGFMINELMRRTDGRDCGTFFQQEVAAPLGLDSLFIGLPESEEERVACVYEAPADRDSIVEMAKLMGFTPDEEYFRFQRDIMFEEGLDPKTLPFPEWDNIFNRPEVHRVVLAGGGGIAAARDIAKVYAMLAQNGSWEGQRFLSPETLEQSIVPTSQADAIDRSLRIPVIYGYGWMLGHLARGASLRTFGHPGKGGQTCVADLERGLSFAFLNTGQKDYAEFMQFSNELLSLALEACDA
- a CDS encoding NAD(P)H-dependent oxidoreductase, which produces MSHTLLGISGSLTSGGSTRALVDYVLRAAEEAFPDIATAVVDLRDVRLSFCDGRPLAEYPDDTAAVVARIQAADAYVIGTPIYRGSYTGALKNLLDHIPVEALTGKVAGLVGNAASDHHYLSIDQELRPVLMWFNMHLVPGSVYVRGNQMQGSQVVDDRVQDHLRQLGRAVVSLHRGVQTTAGGPPPLSQWAGRRG
- a CDS encoding ketopantoate reductase family protein, producing the protein MRFVIFGAGAVGSVIGAHLSQAGAEVLLIGDGPHVDKIRADGLKLFGRYGEFVTRPAACCALDEWDFRPDDVVFLAVKTYDTPVALEQLADKVPSDTPLFCFQNTMSNEDMAAERFSRVYGVALHLGARYVFPGEVSHLGGNTLVIGRYPEGQDETAEAVVAALNSAGREAILTDTIVPYKWAKFCVNLLNSPLAILGLSGAEAMNRLDTRHFLAEVFDEAQQVLSKAETPMKTLPGDRPLPQMVEWLRGAYTPKPLPERAQQVFPSMWQDIYCRRGRTEARYLNGRVAELGRRLSVATPVNALLPDVVDGMAERRELPGTYSLSDVYRLLGRET